aattgactcacagttccacatggctcaggaggcctcacaatcctggcagaagtgaaggaagagcaaagtcacatcttacatggtggcaggcaagagaaagagcatgtccaggggaactccccttcctaaaaccatcatatctcatgagacttattcactatcaggagaacagcatgggaaagacctgcccccatgattcaattacctcccactgggtccctcccaggacatgtggggattatgggagctacaattcaagatttgggtggggacacaactgAACTACATCAGTTTTTTATGTCTGCCAAAGAGATAATCACCAAAAAtgaatcaaaagaagaaatatttatagtcttccttatatatgtaaatattattataGCTGTTTGTGCTTCTATGGACAGAGTATTAGGTGCTTCATGAAAGATCAGTCAGAAACAAGTATAAATAACAtaagaataaaacacaaataagcATACTGCATGATAACACATCAATGATAAAgcataaagtaaaataagcatAAAGTATAAGTAACATGAACTTAAATCACAAGAGTAATTACTTCATTTACAAAAGAGCTTACCACAGAATCTACCCTGTGGAGAATTTTAATTGAATCAAAATTCAATATGtaaacatattatatacataagtCACATTCTGATAGAACGTATTTATTGGGCAAAGTAACATTCATCAACAAcctactgtttttgtttgtttgttcaagATCTTTATTCAGTATCCAAAAGAAGATGTCAAGTAGGTATTTAGATACAAGTGTAGTGGTCCTGGGAGAAACCACAGTTGGATATAATACTTATTGTAGATGAACTAGAAACAATCTGCTTTTTGCCCAGGATGTTCAGCATAGTATATAAGATGTTTCTTATTATCTGTGAGTTTGATTTCCTGAAACAACTGCTTTAAAAGGGCACACTCATATGGAATTCAAGATCTCCTATGTTTATAACAAGGCAGTTTGTACTAAATCCACATCTGTACTCACAGTGTCCCAGGGGAGAGGGACTTATATGCTTTTTCTACTCCCTGCCACTAGCAGCATAAGCAAAGGGCTGCCATAGTTGTGGGACTTAGCTTTTTCCACAGACCCTATCCCTGCATAGTGAGAAATTATAGCTTTAGATATTTCAGACTTTCTGATCTTTCACTCGTCTCAGGAATTCACAAGTTTAAAGGTCAGATCCTGCATAGTCAAGAGTACAAGATCCCAGAAGGCTTTCAGGGCAAGCGCATCTTGGTGATCGGTCTTGGGAACACTGGAGGAGACATTGCTGTGGAACTCAGTCGAACAGCAGCTCAGGTATATCATCTCTGAATTAATGCCCCTAATCCCATCATCAGTGATGGTGGCTAGAAAGAGGTATTCAAAACTATGAAGTACATTGGCCAATTGCTAAATTATGCAGACATAgagtaagtggaaaaaaaaaaaaaacactgaaaatcttTAAAGCCACCCACAGTCCTTTCTGAACTATTTAAAAAGCCATGCTTTACAGAGCTGAACCATCTCCGAGAAGGGTCTAGGAGAATTGTGTGGATGGCAGACCTCTAAGCATTTTTCAGAAGTGCTTCTTCAGAAACAAGACCATATAGGCAAATTACTTCACCCAggtcaattattttcttttttacactgTCCCTTTGTCATTCTGGCAAAATACCTATGTAAGAATAGAAAGGTCATTTTCTTGAATGTTTCTAAGTTCTCTACTAAAAGTCGTATTTGTACCTTGTTTCGAGATAAAAGCAACTCTTGCAAAACAAATATACATAATGATTTTAGAAAGTCTAAGACCAGATTCACAAATTAGAAATATATTGCACTTTAGCATAAATTAAAGGACAATGATTAGATCTGGAAAGACtagattttgatttaaaaataagttaaaattgcTTTTCTATACCTTCACTTTAAATTCTATTTTGCTTACATGTAAAAAAATTGCCAGAACAATTCCATGTATCTACAAATATTATACTTCTACATTTATAATTCTATAAACATAGCAAAATATTTAAGAGATATACAGATCTAGTAAAGTGATTTTGAGAACAATGACAGCAATAGGAACAGATAATCATATGTAGACCTATGTACAAATTCACCAATCCTCTATTGTTATAAGACCAAACTGGAATAAGATCATCTGAAACACACTGATGAAAAAGACTACAAAATGATGAAcacttatttttccttcttgccTTACTTTTTAGGTACTTCTCAGTACTAGAACTGGTACCTGGGTTCTCGGGCGCTCTGAAGATTGGGGCTATCCTTTTAATATGATGGTTATAAGAAGATACTATAGTTTTATTGCACAAGTTCTGCCTTCACGTTTTCTAAATTGGATTCAAGAGAGGAAGTTGAATAAGAGATTTAATCATGAGGATTATGGATTAAGTATTACCAAAGGGtacttacattttttatttagtagaaaaattattaaatcaatatttctcattatattttattcagaatGCAAAATGTTCAATAATTGTAATATTGCCTTTGTTTATTCTATTCTAAATCTATTTCCCTAAGACATTATCCAACAGGTACCATAGCAGTTCTTAAAATATGTGTATTCTCTCTCTGGTAGCAGAAGTAGTGATTCATGAGgctggaaggaaataaaagatgaaaacttTCATTTCCCGCTGTTACAAGTATCACATATTTTTGTCGTTGTTATTGTTGTTGGGGGTTtcttgtgttgttgttgttgttgttgttgttgttgttgttgttgttgagacagggttttactcccatcacccagcctggagttcaaTGGTCCGATTTCtattcactgcaatctctgcctcctaggctcaagctattcttctgccttagcctcccaaatagctaggactacaggcacaggccacctcgcccagctaatttttgtatttttagtagaaacggggttttgctttgttggccaggttggttttgaactcctggtctcaagtgatctacctgcttcggtctcccaaagtgctgggattctagccACCCCACTCAgccaaaatgatatattttaatatacatctGGATAGAGTTGCACATTGGCAAGTAAAAGAAAGCCTTTGAAAAGCATGTAAAGtcattaaatatgatttttattatacACTTGACcgaaatatttttctttggtaagacaccttttttttgttttttgttttgtttcttttttgtctgtGTTTTTACCCTTGAAATGTCTTTCAACTTATGAGGAAAACTACTGGCAAAGGATGATTtgatatgtacattttataaagACATTATGTTTGATGTGATTAGGTAGAATGATGGTCACACTGAAAATATTTatcagtataatttttttttagtggagtctcactctattgcccaagctggagtgcagtggtgtgatcttggctcactgcaacctctgccctccctaggttcaagtgattctcctccctcagcctcccaaatacctgggactacaggtgcaggacaccatgcccagctaaattttgtattaaatttttatttaaagagttCCTTGCTAATTTCCTCTCTGACTAATGTCATTCCTTAGAGACCTAAGTAATGTGAGACCCAAAATTGATCATCAAATGGATTGTTGTACACTGTATGCTGACACTCAGAAAAGCATTGCTCCAGAAATTAATTCTAAGAGATAGAGAGTTTTAAACCCCAAGCAAGAAAGAGTAGGTTTAGTTATTTTCCACATGCCTTCTACTGAGAGCAGAAACACAAACCATGTTATAAACATACTAAGTCAAGTAGATGACTTTGAATTAGACATTGGTTAATTATCTTCCTTAGCTTGGCAGGTAATTTCCCTGAATTGACTAAATAAGTCATTTGCTAAAGTTTCTCATAAAAATAACTACAGTGAATAATTTTCTCCTGTGTGTCAAAGGAAAACAGCAAAATTCATCGTGAATGATGAGCTGCCAAACTGTATCCTCTGTGGGACAATCACTATGAAAACCAGCGTGATGGAATTTACAGAAACCTCTGCTGTCTTTGAAGATGGGACAGTGGAAGAAAACATTGATGTTGTGATCTTCACTACAGGATATacgttttcttttcctttttttgaagaACCTCTTAAAAGCCTCTGTACAAAGAAGATATTTCTATACAAGCACGTCTTTCCCTTAAACCTGGAAAGAGCAACATTAGCCATCATCGGCCTTCTCAGCCTTAAAGGGTCCATCTTATCAGCCACAGAGCTCCAAGCACGATGGGCCACAAGAGTATTCAAAGGTACCGTGACTCTACTGAAAGCCCTCTCTTCGGATCTTAAAATTGGTGCCCTGCCATTTAGCTAAAATCAAACAGATGTGAACTaaagtaacaaaatattttttaaattaatgtacaATTAATTGTATATGTTTGTAATATGATGGGTGTGCTGTGTCACTTAATGGGAAAAGAGATTTTGGCTCTGTGGGTGAGATAAATTTGGACAACAGAATATAATCAAATTTCTCAGATTAGCCGAAATTATTGAAGGCTTCATGATCCTATTCTAGCCTAGTCTAATCTATTTACTCCTAAATCTTTTCATTTAGtactaaaagtataattttatattgCTTCCAAAGAAAGACATTGGAATAGTATACACTATGAATGAAGTTGAGATTAGAGGcccataaaaaaatattttagacacTGGAAATTACTTTCTGTCAATTATGCAATAAGTCAGAGCTATCGCATAGATGCTGGAGTCAGAGCTACCAAGGTTGAATCCCAACTTTGAAATTCTTTAGCTTTGCAAGAATCCTTCTAAATCTCAgctccttcatctgtaaaatggggatagtaaatCCTCTATCACAAGAATTTTGTAAAATGGATAATGTCTGCAAAGCAATTAGCACTGTACTTGACATATAACTAATGCTTATTAAGTAACAGGGTTTCTCTGACCATTGCTATTGCTATCATACCTCTCTGAAGTGGGCAAATTTTAGATTAGCAAGCATTTTAGTTTTAAAGAACTgcagttttcttattttcaaatataaacagCCATAGCAATTGGGCCAATCAGCTATGCTGTAGAAGAATTCTGTTCTTAATGAATAAAAACAATCACCAATAATTTATAAATAGCATACAACATGGTATGCTAATATAACATGGTATTAAGTAGTGTTGACTTATATCAAATATTATATTCTAGAAATATAATAGATATCAGTCACACTTAAAACCGTACATTCTCTTAAGTTggcaaaaaaaggaaatgttatttgaatggggggaggggaaagaaggcagttagaaaatctcattttatttacattacagaaaaaaattctacaacCCTCCagtaaattaccacaaatttctgttttttaaggcCAATTAAAGTGTTTTCACAGCATTATCTAATTACATTAAAACCACAGAAGACTTCATTAACTACctggtttttaaaagtattttatggtGAGCTCCAAAATGGTTATTAGAATGATAAAGCTGACAAAAGAAAACTCGTTTAGCTCACACCATAGGAGTAATGGCATACTTCCCCCGAGAACTTCCAAAAAGTAATCTAGGAACAACCAATTAAATCTTGCTAGTTTTTTAGAGCATAAGGTGATCCTAGTGGAAAGCAGTCCACAGAGCTTAGTTGGACCTATCTCATTGGAAAGTAAACCTACACCCTGGGCCAGCACTTGGCACCTGACAAGGGCAGGACTGGCCAGAATGGGATGGCAAACAGGATAGACTAACAAGGGTCACAAGTGGCGTGAGGTGGATGGGGACAGTgaaggggcagggggtggggacaGAGTTTACATAATAAGAGGGAGTATGGATGTTCTAGGAACCCAGAAGACAAACTGAGATTTTAGTCTCTAGGGAAGCTGGACAACTGTGGAGAATTATCAGGGTGGAGGCTGTTAAGGAAGAATAAGGTTTAGAattcagaaaaacaagaagagCACAGTCCAAGTGCTAAGATTGCCTAGACGGGAGATTGGGAATGAGCAGGTCCTCACAACAAAAGCAGACAGAGCCTGGGTGAGACTGACTGAGAAACTGCCAGGCCCCTTCCACACTTGAGGCTCCTtgtgtaacaaaaataaaaatgttctaagacAGGGTTACAAAGTGAGTTGTTTTTTAGAGACCAGtcctcactgtattgcccaggctggagtgcagtggcgtgatcatggctcactgcagcctccatctcctgggctcaagggattctcccacctcagcctcctgagtagctggaactataagcccatgccaccacacctggctaaatttttattttttgtagaaagagtgtcttgctatgtttccaggctggtcttgaactcttggactcaagcagtcctcctaccttggtctcccaaaatgctgggattacaagcatgagccactgtgaccagcctaaAATGGGGTCATTTTAAGCGTTTACATCTAACCAACTAATAGCTTTAACACAaacacgccacacacacacacacacacacacgtacaatGTGGAGGGTAtacatacaatataatataaattatattatttatacagTGAAAGCAGATGAAGAGAGACAGGGCAAATGGCACAGGTGCAGGTGTCCGGTGAGTGTGGCGCAGGCTGACAGTTGGGTCACAGAAGCATCTCTCCTCACTATTCTGGCAGTGGAGTACCCTGGTTAACTGAGCTGGGAGGGGAATTTTTACctccaaaaaattattttctgtgctGCAATTCCATTCTGAGCTTTGACTATCATGTGTTCTGAAGTTAGAGCAGTGGGAGGCTAGAAATGAGTGGGAGGAGAAGCTCAATAAAGGAAAAGCCACATGTGACTTCAGTGTTGTTTGTGATTGCTCCCACAGGACTCTGTAAGATACCCCCATCCCAAAAATTGATGATGGAGGCTACTGAAAAGGAACAGCTCATTAAAAGGTATGAAATGTAGCTTGCTCTAGGGAAAACTTATAGTGTattctgttattaaaaaaagTATTCAGAGTATAAAAGCCATTCCTAGAGAAGCAGTATGGCAGGTTGGAAATAACTCCGCCTTAGGAATCAGAAGGATACGTTTTTAGTCCTAACTCTGCCACCAATCAGACATGTGGCCTTAGACAAGTCAGCTGGGGACACCAGGTCTTTTCAGCGGAACACACAGCCTGGCCCCCTACCGGTGGCAATCCTGTCTTCACTTAGCCCAGGAAATCTATTCTGCCTTCACTGTCTTCCTACCTCTCAGGCTGCTCTTTCTCTGTATTTGCTGGTATCGCCTCTTCCTCACTCCTAAAATTTAGTGAGCTCCAAACTTAGTCCTCAGGCGTCTTCTCATTCCTATTTACACCCACTCCCAGGTGGCCTCATCCAGGCCCGAGGCTTTAAATACCGTCATATACTCAGGGCTCCCAAACTGTGTCTCTAATTCAAATCTTTCTCCAGAACTCCAGACTCCTAATCCCACTCCCTCTACATAGCTCCACTTAGATATTTAACACGTGTCTCAAATTTAATATGTCTAACAATGAACTCTTGACCCCTCCACCCCCATCTGTAAATGGGCTGATCGGAAACTTTTCCCCATCCCAGTTCATAGCTACTCATTCCAGTTGGTCAAAACCAAGTTCAGTCAAAAACCTTGGAAtaatccttttctcttctttttttctcacacCCCATATCAGCAAATATTGTCAGCTCCTACCTGCCAAATAAATCCAGAATTCGGACACTTCTCACTACCCCTACTGCTACCACCCCAGACCAGACCACCAACATCTCTCATCAGGACACTTGCTGCCACCTCTTACCTGGTCTCCCTCCTTCCACTCTGTTCTACAATCTAGGCTTGTCACAGCATCAAGAGTGAGCTGCGTCACATTGCCCTTCTACTCAAAAGCCTCCGGTTGCTTCCTTTTCACTCCCAAGagcctccctgcagcctctgagGCCCACAGCACACCCAAATATTGATATGCCCTCACTGCCTACTGCTCTCCATTTCATCCGTGCTGCTTCAGGTGTCCCAACCTCCTACCTGTTCCTCAAACATACCAAGCATAACCCCCTCAGAACCTTTACGCTCACTCTTCTGTCGGCCTGGAATGTTCCACCAGACACCCAAAAGGCTCACTCTGTTTAAATGTCACCTCATAAGAGGCCTTCTCTGACAACACTATATGTGACAGCAACCCACCCTGTCTCACCATTGCCTTTCCCCTTACCCTCCTTTCTATTTCTCAGAATGCCCGTTATTACCACCTGATATATTACATATCTACTTAGTTGGGGTTTTTTAATAATTTGCTCATTTCCTCCATTAGAATGCAGGCTTTTTGACAGCAaagactttgttttgttcactgttggaTCTCCAGCACCTACAATGGTGCCTGGAAGGCGATAGACACTTAacgttcatttatttatttattcactgaatgagtgaatgattgacACTGGGACATCGTGAAAGTTTACTGACAGAAATAAGTAAACTTCCTGAAAAGTAAAACATCATGGAAGTTTAATGACaggaataagtaaataagtaagttTACTGACAGAAATAGGTATGAATAATGCCTTCATGTTAATATATAATATGCTCATGTCTGTGGAAAGTTCAGTCCTTGTATACCAAGTATGGCCCTCTCAACTCACAATTCACACCAATAAAAAATGTAGGCACATATGATGCTTTCTggtcatattcattcattcaacagctaTTCTGTTTGGACTGATCAGACATTGTCCTCACATCAAATCCAAgaactgaaaaattatttaaaacgtCTCTTCCAATTGCCTCCTTTTATCATCTCTAGTAAAATTAATTAGCTTCACAGATACCCTCTGTAGATAAactcctttaatttctttcttcctaaCCTACAAAAACATTCCCAAACATGGTTTGATTTCCCccaaaaaatgtaacaaaatgatGGGAGGAGGGGTGGGTCTGATAACTTGAGAAATGCAGGGCAGGAGTGATTAATGAAAGGTCCTCCATCTTTTTTCCTCTCAGGGGTGTGATTAAAGACACCAACAAAGACAAATTGGACTACATTGCCTACATGGATGATATCGCTGCCTGCATAGGCACAAAGCCCAACATCCCACTTCTGTTCCTCAAGGATCCCAGACTAGCTTGGGAGGTTTTCTTTGGACCATGTACTCCTTACCAGTACCGCCTTGTGGGCCCTGGAAAATGGGATGGAGCCAGAAATGCCATCCTGACCCAGTGGGACAGAACATTGAAACCTTTAAAAACTCGAATTGTCCCTGATTCCTCCAAGCCTGCCTCCATGTCACATTATTTAAAAGCCTGGGGGGCACCTGTCCTACTTGCCTCTCTTCTACTTATCTGTAAATCTTCACTTTTCTTGAAGTTGGTGAGAGATAAACTACAGAACAGAATGTCCCCTTACCTAGTAAGTCTTTGGCGAGGATGAACCTGATTGTTACCAGGGTTGCACCAAGTCATGCTAATTCTATCTCCAAGTATCTTGTGCATTCCTCCTCTGCTCTCCATCATAACTGCTATAAGCCAAATTTAGGCCCAGTCATCTCTTACTTGAATTATTGTATTGTCTTCTTTGTTTTCAGTACCCTCTTTCTTGCCACCCTTTCCAATGCATTTTCTACCCTGCTACCTCAGtgattattctaaaataaatatctatgatatgatttagctgtgtccccacccaaatctcatcttgaattgtagctcccataattcccacatgccgtaggagggaggtaattgaatcatgggggcaggtcttcccccatactcttctcatggtagtgaataagtctcatgatatctgatggtttgagaaatgagagttcccctgcacaagtgctctcgtgtctgccaccatgtaagatgtgtctttgctccttcttcaccttccaccatgattgtgaggcctccccagccatgtggaactgtgagtctgttaaaACTCCCTTTATAAATTCCCAGTCTTgcgtatgtttttattagcagcaatagaacagactaatacaatatggTTTATTACTCTAAAGTAAATATATGGTTTATAAATATGCAGGAACCTCTGATTCCCATGAAGGTCTCAGTAGAAACAAAATGGCACTGAAATTAAGTtgagaacatttttttctcttagagacagtctcgctccgtcacccaaaCTGGAACACAGTGATacaatcatagatcactgcagcctcgaactcctgggctcaagctgtcctcccacctcagccttctgagtagctgggacaatgcctggctaatttttttaaaggtttttgtagagacagtgtgttactatttctttctttctttctttctttctttctttctttctctttctttccttccttccttccttccttccttccttccttccttccttccttccttccttccttcctccctcccttccttccttccttctttctttctttcaaaaaaatagggccaggattttgctatgttgcccaggctggtttcaagctcctaAGCTCAAACaatcattctgcctcagccttccaaagtgctgggattacaggcatgagttatcATGTCCAGCCTCACTATTTTTTCAGATCTgagatcttgaactcttgggttcaaacaaccctccctcctccacctcccaagttgctgggattacagacatatgccaccgtGCCTACCTGGAAATTTTAATacagagattattttaaaagatatgggCAGAGTATAGGAAGATCATAGAGATAATGAAACACTCCCAGACTTATAACAATCGGGTACCTTTACTATCCATAGACCTaatgaggcaagagaagaaagcaattactaaagagaaaaagcaagaacTATGTGGAGGGCCACCTAACAAGAGCAATGACCTTCAGCTGAATGACAAAGGCAGGTGCACAAGGACTACAAAAGTAGAGATCCGGGGAAATAAAGTATCTAATCTTACTCTCTTTCCACTCTCTAATCCCTTGCTAGTGCTCCCCAATGGCCAAACCCAAATGAAAGTCAGAAGGCAAGACTGCCAACAGATTTTATCCACAGACATCAGGCTCCTAGGGCACAGAGCAGAGCAAAGATGATGGAGAGTATATATGGTGAGGCACACAAAAGGGATCCAGTTTAATCTTGTCACTCTCCCATATAAAATCCTTCATTTTCTATCTTGATTAGAGATAATAGTCcttggctgagcacggtggctcacacctataatcccaacactttgggaagctaaggcaggcagatcacttgaagtcaggagttcaagaccagcctggccaactggtgaaacctcgtctctactgaaaatacaaaaatcaactgggcgtggtggtgtgcaactgtaatctcagctactcaggaggctgaggcaggagaatcacttgaatccaggagacagaggttgcagtgagctgagatcacgccactgcactccagcctggatgacagaacaagactctgtctcaaaaaaaaaaaaaaaaaaaacagaagacataATAGTCCAAATTCCTTAGCCTAACATAGAAGGCCCTTCATGATCTGAGTCCCTTTTCCCGGGTCAGCTGAATGCCTTTATTTCAAACCCTCCCATCCAGCACTACAAAACTATGGACTCTCGTAACTCCTCCCTTTGACATCAGCTCTTGCCTGTCAGGCACACAAATCTATACCGTGCCTGACTGGTGAGATCCTATTTACCTTTCAAGAGAGCTCAGTGCTCTCATTCTATGCAGCCTTCCCTAAATCCCCAACGTAGAAATAGTCACCGCTGTGCAGCAGCTGCACCTTGTGTATGCTCTGGTGCTGCTCTTTTCTCACTACA
This DNA window, taken from Macaca mulatta isolate MMU2019108-1 chromosome 1, T2T-MMU8v2.0, whole genome shotgun sequence, encodes the following:
- the FMO4 gene encoding dimethylaniline monooxygenase [N-oxide-forming] 4: MAKKVAVIGAGVSGISSIKCCVDEDLEPTCFERSDDIGGLWKFTESSKDGMTRVYKSLVTNVCKEMSCYSDFPFHEDYPNFMNQEKFWDYLQEFAEHFDLLKYIQFKTTVCSITKRPDFSETGQWDVVTETEGKQNRAVFDAVMVCTGHFLNPHLPLEAFPGIHKFKGQILHSQEYKIPEGFQGKRILVIGLGNTGGDIAVELSRTAAQVLLSTRTGTWVLGRSEDWGYPFNMMVIRRYYSFIAQVLPSRFLNWIQERKLNKRFNHEDYGLSITKGKTAKFIVNDELPNCILCGTITMKTSVMEFTETSAVFEDGTVEENIDVVIFTTGYTFSFPFFEEPLKSLCTKKIFLYKHVFPLNLERATLAIIGLLSLKGSILSATELQARWATRVFKGLCKIPPSQKLMMEATEKEQLIKRGVIKDTNKDKLDYIAYMDDIAACIGTKPNIPLLFLKDPRLAWEVFFGPCTPYQYRLVGPGKWDGARNAILTQWDRTLKPLKTRIVPDSSKPASMSHYLKAWGAPVLLASLLLICKSSLFLKLVRDKLQNRMSPYLVSLWRG